The following proteins come from a genomic window of Candidatus Methylomirabilis sp.:
- a CDS encoding class I SAM-dependent methyltransferase, with the protein MPSYLETHYTRDEYSETAYPQRLCDHIVSHYIRPHVGNVEQKTILDVGSGKGNHLVGFARRGLIALGLDKRKECLKVLDTFDIRECDLERDPFPFETESLDIVFSKSVIEHVANADNFLKETYRILKPGGLAILMTPDWRTQAHLFWDDYTHVKPWTRKGLQNALIIHGFEEVESILFRQLPLLWKYPVLEWLADAIALVPESWKWKDCDESAFREWIRFSKEKMLLATAVKPAG; encoded by the coding sequence ATGCCAAGTTACCTTGAGACCCACTACACACGAGACGAATACAGCGAGACCGCTTACCCTCAGCGACTGTGCGACCATATTGTTAGCCACTACATCCGACCGCACGTCGGCAATGTGGAACAGAAAACGATCCTCGACGTCGGAAGCGGCAAGGGGAATCACCTTGTCGGATTCGCGCGCAGAGGGCTCATTGCTTTGGGCCTGGATAAGCGGAAGGAATGCCTCAAGGTACTGGATACATTCGATATTCGTGAGTGCGACTTGGAGCGCGACCCCTTCCCCTTTGAAACCGAAAGCCTGGATATTGTGTTCTCAAAGTCGGTGATCGAGCACGTTGCGAACGCGGATAACTTCTTGAAGGAGACGTACCGCATACTGAAACCCGGTGGACTTGCGATTCTCATGACGCCAGATTGGAGGACACAGGCCCATCTATTTTGGGATGACTACACGCATGTAAAACCGTGGACCCGGAAGGGTCTACAAAATGCGCTCATAATTCATGGCTTCGAGGAAGTCGAAAGCATTCTGTTTCGTCAGCTTCCCTTGCTGTGGAAGTATCCGGTACTCGAGTGGTTGGCGGATGCGATCGCCTTGGTGCCGGAGTCGTGGAAATGGAAAGATTGCGACGAGAGCGCGTTTCGTGAGTGGATTCGATTCTCGAAGGAGAAGATGCTTTTGGCAACAGCCGTGAAGCCAGCAGGATGA